One window from the genome of Alnus glutinosa chromosome 13, dhAlnGlut1.1, whole genome shotgun sequence encodes:
- the LOC133854491 gene encoding receptor-like protein 56, which translates to METSCFAKNVIFVWALAFIASSPLACVKAAGCTKEQTRALLEINNSTNGAAFEGWDGRNCCEVSGIECDGIAGGVSRISWAGEYNDTSSISTWYPNVTLFTLFDELEELLLYNMQIGGRLEAFCELKRLKYLDYLDLQNNRLEGVIPSCLGMIGNLEVLRLSNNRLYGNPLPSIFSNQSKIEYFDVSANQLDGVLSFSTFANTSCLRYLDLSSNRFHGNLPPSIFSNQSKIVMFDVSANQLDGVLSFSTFANASSLMFLDLSSNCNLEIETESPSWVPTFPLNYLNLANCSLNKKNGHVLPSFITTQVALDSLDLSHNLIKGSIPCQLLFNTSIRALSLRSNKIDGSLFLGCHVNRTSSLVLFDMSNNNVKGSLPENIGHLLPLLYSVDMSSNALQGIIPWSFGNLHFEALDLSNNKLSGTIPQSLTRNGNLLVYLNQSNNTLEGEMLPRDANMKSLECLQLGGNQFQGMISPAISNSPSLLILDIRNNNLSGNIPKWLYDHPRLVQVLLSGNRFEAHLLRRMCQMESLQVFDISDNHISGGIPSCLDNITLWKKSSPSFDDSNSFMKKVPLFTLTHQARIGPTFEIKTDLRVKHEVQTYKGIPLSMMTIIDMSSNQLTGNIPFEMGELSQLRSLNLSNNFLTGPIPNSFQNLKNMESLDLSHNKLSGGIPFEFVEMTFLSVFSVAYNNLSGRVPFERQFSTFKSQCYDGNPDLCGDPLPRNCSTPNQIEPGHEEEKEESRIIDSPLFFYAFVVVSYAFGFWVFFGILIIKKNWRHIYFRAIDRIIESCFEMLNR; encoded by the exons CATCGCTTCATCCCCTTTGGCTTGTGTTAAAGCAGCTGGATGCACCAAAGAACAGACGAGAGCTCTCTTGGAGATCAACAACTCCACAAATGGTGCAGCCTTTGAGGGTTGGGACGGAAGGAATTGTTGTGAAGTGTCCGGAATTGAATGTGACGGTATTGCTGGAGGAGTTAGCAGAATATCTTGGGCAGGGGAGTACAACGACACTTCATCAATAAGTACATGGTATCCAAATGTAACCTTGTTCACCTTATTTGATGAACTCGAAGAACTATTACTGTATAACATGCAAATTGGAGGAAGGCTTGAAG CCTTTTGCGAACTGAAGCGATTAAAATATCTAGATTATTTGGATCTTCAGAATAATAGATTGGAAGGCGTTATTCCCTCTTGTCTTGGGATGATTGGAAACCTTGAAGTACTTCGTCTATCAAATAATCGTCTTTATGGTAATCCACTTCCGTCAATATTCTCCAACCAAAGCAAGATTGAGTATTTCGATGTTTCGGCCAATCAATTAGATggggttttatcattttctactttTGCCAATACTTCATGTCTCCGATACCTTGATCTTTCTAGTAATCGCTTTCATGGTAATCTACCTCCATCAATTTTCTCCAATCAAAGCAAGATTGTGATGTTTGATGTTTCGGCCAATCAATTAGATggggttttatcattttctactttTGCCAATGCTTCAAGTCTCATGTTCCTTGATCTTTCAAGCAACTGCAATTTGGAAATTGAAACCGAATCTCCCTCATGGGTTCCAACCTTTCCGCTAAATTATCTGAACTTGGCGAATTGCAGCCTCAACAAGAAGAATGGTCACGTTCTCCCAAGCTTTATCACCACCCAAGTTGCCTTGGACTCGCTAGACTTGTCTCACAACTTAATAAAGGGAAGCATACCTTGTCAGTTGCTATTCAACACGAGTATCAGAGCTTTATCCTTGAGAAGTAACAAAATTGATGgttctctttttcttggttGCCATGTTAATCGAACTTCATCACTTGTACTCTTCGATATGTCAAATAATAATGTCAAAGGTTCTCTTCCCGAAAATATTGGACATCTTCTTCCACTCTTATACAGTGTTGACATGTCCTCAAATGCATTACAGGGCATCATTCCTTGGTCTTTTGGTAATCTACATTTTGAAGCATTAGACCTTTCTAATAACAAGCTCTCAGGGACAATACCGCAAAGTTTGACTAGAAATGGCAACCTACTGGTATAtctaaatcaatcaaacaatACATTGGAAGGAGAAATGCTCCCAAGGGACGCCAACATGAAAAGCTTGGAGTGCTTGCAACTCGGCGGCAATCAATTTCAAGGAATGATCTCACCCGCAATATCAAACAGCCCCTCTCTACTAATCCTAGATATTCGAAACAATAACTTGTCTGGTAATATTCCAAAGTGGTTGTATGATCATCCTCGCTTGGTGCAAGTTCTTTTAAGTGGAAATCGCTTTGAAGCTCACCTACTCCGAAGAATGTGTCAAATGGAAAGTTTGCAAGTTTTCGATATCTCTGATAATCATATTTCGGGAGGTATTCCCTCCTGCCTTGATAACATTACATTATGGAAGAAGAGTTCTCCAAGTTTTGATGACTCAAACTCTTTCATGAAAAAGGTTCCACTGTTTACCCTGACACATCAAGCCAGAATAGGGCCTACATTCGAAATTAAAACGgacttgcgagtaaaacatgAGGTACAAACTTACAAAGGTATCCCACTCTCAATGATGACTATAATTGACATGTCATCAAACCAATTGACAGGTAACATTCCTTTTGAAATGGGAGAATTGTCGCAGCTTCGGTCCTTGAACTTGTCGAATAATTTTCTAACAGGCCCtattccaaattcttttcaAAACTTGAAAAACATGGAGAGCTTGGATCTTTCCCACAACAAGTTGAGTGGGGGAATCCCTTTTGAATTTGTTGAAATGACTTTTCTATCAGTATTTAGTGTTGCCTATAACAATCTTTCTGGAAGAGTCCCATTTGAGCGGCAGTTCTCAACTTTCAAGTCGCAATGCTATGATGGAAATCCAGATCTATGTGGAGACCCTCTGCCGAGAAACTGCTCAACTCCAAACCAAATTGAACCTGGAcatgaggaagaaaaggaagagagtaGAATAATCGATAGCCCTTTATTCTTCTATGCATTTGTTGTTGTCTCTTATGCATTtggattttgggttttctttgggatcctaatcattaaaaagaattggAGGCATATCTATTTTAGAGCTATTGACAGAATTATTGAGTCATGTTTTGAAATGCTCAATCGGTGA